From the genome of Papaver somniferum cultivar HN1 chromosome 2, ASM357369v1, whole genome shotgun sequence, one region includes:
- the LOC113352373 gene encoding uncharacterized protein LOC113352373, translating into MKGKIRGSMYDMSIMTAFGIRGVKVITSEVKECIFKFPAINQVLICCDGASKGNPGCSGYGFVGRNNTGGYLGAVAGGLGVATNFIDEVMALICEGEWAIRRQFFNVCFSLDSKEVLHAFTSGEVPWMVINGWKRIMAKLHSFSFRHSFREINFSADKMVKSGSSLRRGEIMLYDEKPGFLGALECENQSYFRFF; encoded by the coding sequence ATGAAGGGTAAAATCAGAGGATCTATGTATGATATGAGCATCATGACAGCTTTTGGTATCAGAGGTGTGAAGGTTATAACATCTGAGGTAAAAGAATGCATTTTCAAATTCCCTGCAATAAATCAAGTGCTCATTTGCTGTGATGGAGCATCAAAAGGGAATCCTGGTTGTTCTGGCTATGGATTTGTTGGAAGAAACAATACTGGAGGTTATCTTGGTGCAGTGGCTGGTGGTTTGGGTGTGGCCACAAATTTCATTGATGAAGTGATGGCTTTAATCTGTGAAGGTGAATGGGCTATAAGAAGACAGTTTTTTAATGTTTGTTTTAGCCTGGATTCAAAGGAAGTACTGCATGCTTTCACCTCAGGGGAAGTACCTTGGATGGTAATAAACGGATGGAAAAGAATAATGGCAAAGCTGCACAGTTTTTCCTTCAGACATTCTTTTAGAGAAATAAACTTTTCCGCGGATAAAATGGTAAAGAGCGGTTCATCACTCAGAAGAGGAGAAATAATGTTATATGATGAGAAACCTGGATTCTTGGGAGCTCTGGAATGTGAAAATCAATCATATTTTCGGTTTTTCTAG